The Mycolicibacterium duvalii DNA window TGCGACTCGACATCAGCAGGCAACGGCGCCCGAGTGGGCGCCGTCGAGGTCTGCTGACGGAATTTCACTACACCAGTGTGACGCAATTCCGGGGGCCGGTCTACCAAGGGCACCCTTAGCGTCGGGTAGTGATCGTCACACACGGTGACGCCCATGATCGGGAATAGCGCGCCCGCTACGCTGCCTTCGTGGCAGCCCGCCGACATTCTCTCAGTACGTCGATCGCCGGGTGGCACGGCGACGAGCGGACGGTCGGCAGCCCCCTCACCGACGCCGAAGTCGTCGCGATGCACCGCACCCGGATCTTCGGCGCCACCGGCACGGTGCTGATGGCGATCGGCGCGCTGGGCGCCGGAGCCCGCCCGGTCATGCAGGACCCGACGTTCGGGGTGCGGCTGCTCAACCTGCCCTCCCGGATCCAGACCGTGTCGCTGACCATGACCACCACGGGCGCGGTGATGATGGCGCTGGCGTGGCTGATGCTCGGCCGCTTCACGCTGGGCAAGCGCAAGATGACGCGCAGCCAGCTCGACCGGACACTGCTGCTGTGGGCGCTGCCGCTGCTCATCGCACCGCCCATGTACAGCAAGGACGTGTACTCCTATCTCGCCCAGAGCGAGATCTCGCTGCAGGGTGCCGACCCGTACCGCGTCGGGCCTGCCCCCGGATTGGGGCTGGACCACATCTTCACCGCGTCGGTGCCCAGCCTGTGGCGTGACACTCCGGCGCCGTACGGGCCGCTGTTCTTGTGGATCGGCCGCGGCATCTCGGCGATCACCGGCGAGAACGTCGTCGAAGCGGTGCTGTTCCACCGCCTCGTCGTACTGCTCGGGGTCGGGATGATCGTGTGGGCCACACCGCGGCTGGCACGCCGATGCGGCGTGGCCGAGGTCAGCGCGCTGTGGTTGGGGCCCACCAACCCGCTGTTGTTCATGCACCTGGTGGCCGGCATCCACAACGAGGCGCTCATGCTCGGTTTGATGCTCGCCGGCACCGAGTTCGCGCTGCGCGGGATCGACGCCATCGGCGACGCCACCCGCGCACGCTGGTATCCGGTGGCACTGCTGCTCGCCGGCACCGTGCTGATCACCTTGTCGTCGCAGGTCAAGCTGCCGTCACTGCTGGCGCTGGGCTTCGTGGCGATGGCCCTGGCCCACCGGTGGGGCGGCACCGTGAAGGCTTTCCTGCTGTCGGGCAGCGCGCTGACTGCGGTCGCGGTGGCGGTGATGGCGGTCATCGGATGGGCCAGCGGCTTGGGCTTCGGTTGGCTCTTCACGCTCGGCACGGCCAACGTGGTGCGCAGCTGGATGTCGCCGCCGACGCTGCTGGCGCTGGGCACCGGGCAGGTCGGCATCCTGCTCGGTCTCGGCGACCACACCACCGCGGTACTCGGGCTGACCCGAGCCATCGGCGTCAGCCTGATCGCGGTCATCGTCACATGGCTGTTGCTGTCGGTGCTGCGCGGTCGCCTGCACCCGGTGGGCGGGCTGGGCGTGGCGTTGGGCGCCACCGTGCTGCTCTTCCCGGTGGTGCAACCGTGGTACCTGCTGTGGGCGATCATCCCGCTGGCCGCGTGGGCCACCCGCCGCGGCTTCCGCTCGGCGGTCATCGTGGTCACGCTGATCGTCGGCATTTTCGGCCCGACCGCCAACGGCGACCGGTTCGCGCTGTTCCAGATCGTGATGGCCACGGTGGCCAGCACGGCGATCGTGCTCGCGCTGATCGCACTGACCTACCGGTGGCTGCCCTGGCGGGCGGTACCGGTGGCCGCGAAGGGCATCTACCCCGACGGCCCGGATGACCCCGACGACGCCGACCAGACGGTCGACCAGCAGCGCGGGTCCCGACCGCCACCACCGGCCGCCGTGTCCGACGCTTACGCTGAATCACCGTGAGCTCGAATCCCCCACCTGTGCTGCTGCGCAACGTCAGCAAGCGGTACGGCTCCACCACGGCGGTGTCCGAGCTCGACCTCGACGTGCAGACCTCGGAAGTACTGGCATTGCTCGGCCCCAACGGGGCCGGCAAGACGACCACCGTCGAGATGTGCGAGGGGTTCATCCGTCCCGACGAGGGCACCATCCGGATCCTCGGCCTGGACCCGGTGGCCGACAACGCGAAGGTCCGCGCCCGGACCGGGGTGATGCTGCAGGGCGGTGGCGCGTATCCGGCGGCCCGCGCCGGCGAGATGCTCGACCTGGTGGCGTCCTATGCCGCCAACCCGTTGGACCCGCAGTGGCTGCTCGACACCTTGGGGTTGAGCGAGTCGGCACGGACCACCTACCGCCGGCTCTCCGGCGGACAACAGCAGCGGCTGGCGCTGGCGTGCGCCGTGGTGGGGCGGCCGGAGCTGGTCTTCCTCGACGAACCGACGGCCGGTATGGACGCTCACGCCCGGCTGGTGGTGTGGGAGCTGATCGACGCGCTGCGCCGCGACGGCGTCACGGTGGTGCTAACCACCCACCAGCTCACCGAGGCCGAGGAGCTGGCCGACCGGATCGTGATCATCGACCGCGGCAGGTCGGTGGCCACCGGAACCCCGGCCGAGCTGATGCGCAGCGGCGCAGAGAACCAGCTGCGCTTCCGCGCCCCGCGCATGCTCGACCTGGCGCTGCTGGTGGCGGCGTTGCCGGAGGGTTACCGCGCCACCGAGGCCGCGCCGGGCGAATATCTCGTGGAAGGTCACATCGATCCGCAGGTGCTGGCCACGGTCACCGCGTGGTGTGCGAGGTTGAACGTGCTGGCCACCGACATGCGCGTCGAACAACGCAGCCTCGAAGACGTCTTCATCGAACTGACGGGGCGGGAGCTAAGGAAATGACAGCCGGAAACCGGTTCGCCGCAGGCACCTTCACGCCCGATCCCCGGCCCGCCGCGGTGCCGCAGATGCTCGGCGCGCAGTTCGGCCTGGAGCTGCGCCTGCTGTTGCGCAACGGCGAACAGTTGCTGCTGACGATGTTCATCCCGATCACCCTGCTGGTCGGCCTGACGCTGCTGCCGCTGGGCTCCTTCGGAACCGACCGGGCGGCCACCTTCGTCCCGGCCATCATGGCGCTGGCCGTCATCTCCACAGCGTTCACCGGCCAGGCCATCGCGGTGGCCTTCGATCGCCGTTATGGCGCGCTGAAGCGCCTCGGTGCGACCGCGCTGCCGGTGTGGGGCATCATCGCCGGCAAGTCACTGGCGGTGATCGCGGTCGTGACGCTGCAGTCGGTGTTGTTCGGCGCCATCGGATTCGCGCTGGGCTGGCGGCCGTCGGTGGCCGGGCTGGCGCTGGGCGGCCTGGTGATCGCGCTGGGCACCGCGGTGTTCGCGGCGATGGGCCTGCTCCTCGGCGGCACTCTGCGCGCCGAGATCGTCCTGGCGCTGGCCAACCTCGCGTGGTTCGTGTTCGCCGGGTTGGGCGCGCTGGTTCTCGACGGAGCCGAGGTGCCCACCGGAGCGCAGTGGGTCGCCCGGCTGACGCCGTCGGGCGCGTTGACCGAGGCGCTGTCGGCGGCGATGGCGCTCTCGGTGGACTGGTTCGCCATCGCGGTGCTCGCGGTGTGGGGTGCGGTGGCCGCCGCCTGCGCACTGCGGTGGTTTCGCTTCACCTGAGCGGACAGCCCGCCACCAGCCCCTACTACGGCACGTAGTTAAGCGACCTCTACGATCGACAGCGTGTCCGTCGGACGAATCTTTCTGCGGCTCGTCGACGTGCTGCCCGAGCCAAGTCTGCGGGTACAGCGCATCATCGCCGCCGCGGTGATCCTCACCCAGGGCGGGATCTCCGTCACCGGGGCGATCGTGCGCGTCACCGCCTCCGGTCTGGGCTGCCCGACCTGGCCGCAGTGCTTCCCCGGCAGCTTCACCCCGGTTCCCCACCCCGAGGTCGCCGGCATCCACCAGGCCGTCGAGTTCGGCAACCGGCTGCTGACGTTCCTGGTGGTCCTCACGGCCGCGGCCGCCGTCATCGCCGTCACCCGCGCCCGGCGCCGTCGCGAGGTACTGATCTACGCCTGGCTGATGCCCGCCTCGACGGTGGTGCAGGCGGTGATCGGCGGGATCACCGTGCTGACGGGGCTGCTGTGGTGGACGGTCGCGATCCATCTCCTGGCGTCGATGGCCATGGTGTGGGTCGCGGTGCTGCTGTTCGTCAAGATCGGCCAGCCCGACACCGGCGTGGTCACCAAGCAGGTGCCGAAGCCGTTGCGCCAGTTGACCGTTCTGACCGCAATGACGCTGTCCGCGGTCCTGGTCACCGGCACCATGGTCACGGGGGCGGGTCCGCACGCGGGCGACAAGAGCATCGAACGGCCGGTCCCCCGGCTGCAGGTCGAGATCACCACGCTGGTGCACATGCACTCGTCGTTGCTGGTGGCCTACCTGGCGCTGCTGGTGGGTCTGGGCTTCGCGCTGGTGGCGGTCCGCGCGCCCGCAGCGGTACACACCCGGCTGCGCGTGCTGGTGGTGCTCGTCGCGGCCCAGGGCACGTTGGGTGCGGTGCAGTTCTTCGCGGGGGTGCCCGCGGCACTGGTCGCCATCCATGTCGCCGGGGCCGCGGCCTGCACCGCCGCGACCGCGGCGCTATGGGCGTCGATGCGAGAGCGGGCCGAGCCCGAACCTCTCCAGCGCTGACTCGACCGCGAGCGCGAACAGGCGCTGCTGGGCTGTCCGGGTGGTGTCGTCGAGCAGCCGCCAGCCCAGCGACGGCTCGACCAGTTCCAGCTCGAGGAGCACCGGCGCGTTCTGCGAACCCAGCACATCGACGCGCGCGTACAGCAGGTCGCTGACGTCGAGCTGCAGGTGGGTGGCCGCGGCCGCGAGCGCGGCATGTCCGAGGTCCCACAGCCCGAGGTCAGGATCGGCCACCGTCAGCGACTCCGTGGCGAACGTCCCCGACTCGTCGAGTGCCGGGGCCTCCCCCGGCGCCGGCAGCATCGGCGCCTTGGTGAAGGCGTGCGACTGCTCGCCGCGCAGGAAGACCAACGCCGTCTCGCCGTCGGCGACCCGCGAGTCGTAGGGCTGGACCAGCGCAGTGTGCCCGGCGGACTGCAGCGCCTCGGCGTGGGCCCGCGCCGCGGCCGCGTCGTCGAAACGCAGCGTTCCCCGCGAGCCCGCCCCTACGGCGGGCTTGACCACGACCTCACCGTCGGGGATCCGCACACTGCGGCCCGGTGGATAGAACGCGCTGGGCACCGTCGGTATCCCGGCCGCGGCGAGGTCGGCCAGATAACGCTTGTCGGTGTTCCACGCGACCACCGCTGCTGGGTTGAGCAACCGCTTCACCCGGGTGCTCCAGCGCAGGAATTCGTCGAGCCTGTCGGCGTAATCCCAGGTGGCGCGCAAGATGACCAGGTCGGCGTCCAGCGTGGCCGGGTCGTCCCACGACAGCCAGCGGGCGTGCAGTCCCCGCCCGCGTAAGGCGCGGACCAGGCCGTCGTCGTCGCCGTCGCCGTCGGGCAGCGCGGGACATCCGGCCAGCACGATGCGAGGGTGGTACAGGTCGGGGCGGGCCAGGCGCACGGCCGAATGCTAGCCGCCGCAGCGGCCAGGGAACGACCGGAGAAGGATGGTGTCCATGTACGCGATCGAAGTCGCCCAGACCGGCGGACCCGAAGTGCTGACCTACGTCGAGAAACCGCAGCCGGAGCCGGGCCCGGGCCAGGTGCTGATCAAGGCCGAGGCCATCGGCGTCAACTTCATCGACACGTACTTCCGGTCGGGGCTCTATCCCCGCGAGGTGCCCTTCGTCGTCGGCACCGAGATGTGCGGCACCATCGAAGCCGTCGGCCCGGACGTGGCGGCACTGACCGTCGGTGACCGGGTGGTCACCGACAAGGCCTTCGGTGCCTACGCCGAGTATTGCCTGGCGCCGGCCGACTTCGTGGCCTACGTGCCCGACGGGGTGGCGCCGGAGGTGGTGGCCTCAGCGCTGCTCAAAGGCATGACCGCGCATTACCTGATCAAGTCGACCTATCCGGTGCAGCAGGGCGACTCGGTGCTCGTGCACGCCGGTGCCGGTGGCGTCGGCCTGCTGCTGACGCAGTGGGCGACCAGCCTGGCCGCGAAGGTGATCACCACCGTGTCCACTCCGGACAAGGCCGAGATGTCCCGGCAGGCCGGTGCCGTCGAGGTGCTCGACTACCCGAAGGACCCGGAGGAGTTCGGGTCCCGGATCCGCGAGCTGACCGGGGGCAAGGGGGTGGCCGCGGTCTACGACGGGGTTGGGGCGTCGACATTCGAGGCGAGCCTGGCCAGCCTGGCCGTCCGTGGCACGCTGGCCCTGTTCGGCGCCGCCAGCGGACCGGTTCCACCGGTGGATCCCCAGCGGCTCAACGCCGCCGGTTCGGTGTATCTGACTCGGCCCAACCTGGCGCACTACACGCGTACGCCCGACGAATTCTCCTGGCGGGCGGAGGAATTTCTCAGCGCCGTGGCCGACGGCACGTTGAACGTGACCGTCAGCCACCGCTACCCGTTGGCCGAGGCGGAACAGGCGCACCGCGACCTGCAGGGCCGCAAGACCGTGGGCTCGGTGGTCCTGGTCCCGTAGACGGACCTCGAGCATGTGAAGGAGCCTTCCGTCGAACAAGTGTCCAATTCGATGTCTGCCAGCAATGCGATACTGAAGTTCGTAGCGGAAGAAGGGGATGCCTTTGACTTCGAGTCTTGGAACGACACCGACCGCGAAGGTCTATGAGGTTGAGGAGATCGTCAACCTGGTACGAGCGGGGGAAATCCGCATTCCCGAATTTCAACGCCCGTTCCGCTGGGGAATCGAAGACGCACGGCGACTGTTCGACAGTATCCTCAGAGGCTACCCACTCGGAAGTTTACTTCTTTGGGAACGCCCAGCTGAGGAGGCGCGTATCCGCTTAGGAGCGCTTCAAATCGAAGCGCCAAAACTAGACCGGGCACTCTGGGTCGTAGACGGGCAGCAACGTGTCACAACTCTTGCTAACGCCCTGTCTCCCGACGCCTCCCACGACGACCGATTCGCCCTAAGCTTGAACCTTGCGACCCAGCAATTTGTCTCCACGACCGCTGACCATCGCGCTACCGTTGTGCCCCTCCCGGTCTTATTCGACCTACAAAGTTTGATGCAGTGGTTCCGCGATAAGCCGGAAGCGATGGACTTCTTCGACGCCGCCACTAGTGCAGCAAAAAAGATCCGCCAGTTCAAGATTCCAGCGTCGGTGGTTGAAACTCAAGACGAGTCAGTGTTACGGGACATCTTCGACCGACTGAACAGTTACGGGAAGCGGCTCACGCGCGCAGAAGTATTCTCCGCGTTGCACCCTGTGAACGACGGCAACTCGCGGTCATCTACTAGTGTGATCGAGGAGATTGCAAGCTATCTCGCCGGCGACCTGGCTTTTGGCGACGTCGACGGTGACACGATCTTAAGAGCAGTTCTCGCTCGCCGCGGCCCAGATATCAGTCGTGACATTCGTGGCGAATTTGATGATCGCCGCGAAAGCGGCGAATTTCCCGGAGAAGATGCTGACACGGCATACCACGAGGCTCAGAATTCTCTCGAACTCGCCGTTAACTTTCTGCAAAGACATGCGGATGTGCCCCACTTCGCGTTTTTGCCGTACCGCCATCTGCTGATAGTCCTCGCGCGATTCTTTGCGCACTACCGAGAACCTACGGAGCGAGAAGTACAATTGCTGCGCCGCTGGTTCTGGCGGGCGGCTGCAGCAGGACCTGAGCTCTTCCCGGGGTCGACTACCGGGACCGCTAGGGCCCTATGCGCCAGAGTCGTCCCAGGCAACCGAAACGAAACCTTCGCGGGGCTGTTGGCCGCAGTCCCCAGGGAAAAAGTCGGCTACCCCGATGTCGCAAACTTCAGATCAAATCACGCTACCGGCAAGATGATCGCCTGTTCCATGTGGGCTCTACATCCACGTTCGCTCAGGGACACTCTTATTATCGAGCGCAGTTCGTTGATCGAGGCAGTCGGAAATGCCCAGACACCACGCCCTGCTATGACCGCGATAATTTCGCGCGGGTTGCCGCAAGAGCTCACCGGCGCCGCTGCCCGTTGGCTGTTAGTTCCAGGACTCGAGTACGCGCCATCAGAAGTTCCCGGTGTGCTTGCCACACTGCCACAAGGCATTTCGGACTCCGCCTGGCGATCAGTGCGGGAATCTCACGCAATCAGTGAAGAGTCTGTGTCAGCGCTGGCCAGGGGCGACTCCGAAAAATTTGTTCGCTCTCGGACTGAATCTCTTCGAGAAGCGACGATCCATTTCATGGATAGCCGTTGGGAGTACGGATTTGAGGAAACGCTATCGTTAGACGCGTTCATCGTCGACGACCTAGAATCTGAGAATTCACTCAGTGACTGAAGTCGCCCGCCACGATGTCTGGTTATATGACCGCCCCGTCGGTCACCTGCTTTCCCACGATAATTACACGTGGTTCGAATTCACTGAAGAGTACCTCAGCGATCCCGCGAGGCCTGTATTGGGACTCCGATTTGAGGAGAATCTTCGCGGGCGAGTAGCAGCGAACCTACGCCTGCCGCGGTGGTTTTCTAACCTCCTGCCGGAAGGAGTCCTGCGCGACTGGATAGCAGCAGAACGAGGGGTTGCCCGAGAGCGAGAACTCGAACTGCTCGAACAGGTCGGACATGATCTGCCGGGTGCAGTGCGAGTGTTCGCCGGAGGCACGCGCGACGACCTTCGCGATCTGGCGGAGGCGCCGATAACCGGCGAGCCCTTCACCAAAACGGGTCATCCGGACCACCGCTGGCGATTTTCTCTCGCTGGCGTAGGACTGAAGTTTTCGATGATCAAAAGCGGCGATCGATTTACCTGTACCGCAACGGGAGAAGGGGGCGATTGGATTCTAAAGCTGCCCGACTCGCATTACCGCGGTGTCCCGTTGAACGAGTACACGATGATGAGGTTCGCGTCTTCGGTTGGGATCGAAGTGCCAGAAGTTGCGCTGGTTCATCGCGAGCAGGTGGAGAGTCTGCCGGCTACCGTATGGCCCCACAGCGAAGACTATGCGTTCGCCGTCCGTCGGTTCGACCGGCCAGTCGGTGTTGACGCAGTACACATCGAAGACTTTGCGCAAGTGAAAAGCATTTACGCTACCCAAAAGTATGAGGGAAACTTCGAATCTATTGCCGGACTTGCATATCGCAGACACGACCGTCGAGCACTTGAAGAATTCGTGCGACGCCTCACCTTCTTTGTCCTAATCGGTAATGGCGATGCGCATTTCAAGAATTGGTCCCTGATTTACTACGACCGCCGTATCCCGACGCTCTCACCCGCTTACGATATCGTCGCCACAGAGCCTTATCGACCTGCGAGTGATCCCGAAGACCTGGGATTAAAATTCGCCGGGTCGAGAAATTTTTCAACAGTTCGCGTGCGCCAATTCGACCGCCTTGGACGCAAGCTTGGCGCTTCAGCGGGGTTATCTGATGTTGCGGTGGAAACCATCGACAGAGTGACGGAACTTTGGCCGCAATTCGAAGATGAACTCGTAGCTCTCCCCCAAGTTCTTTCGAGCGTTCGCGCAGCCATTAGAGCCCGCTCTGCAAGCCTCCTCAGGGCAGAATAGATCGGTGGTCCTGGTCCCGTAGCTAGACCGGTTCGGCGACCGGGAACTTCCACGACCCGTCGAGCAGTTCGGGCCGCGGACGGTACAGCCGCACCAGGTAATTCCAGCCGGGTACCACCGGAAGGCAGTTGGCCGCCTCGCCGTCGCAACCGCCGAATTGGATGCTCACCGCGCCGTCGGCGTCCCGTACGCCGGTGACACTGTTGACCGAATACGCGTCGGCGCGGTTGGGCGTGAAGTATCCGTCGGCGTTGTAGACCGTGACCGACCAGAACGCGTCGACTGGGACGTCGCGGACGGTCAGCCGGTGCACGGTGCCACCGTCGTTGGCAGCCGGGTCGGCGGTGAGGTAGAGCGCGTCCCGCTCGGGGTTGCCTCCCCAGGCGGCGGCGGCGCCGATCAACCGGCGCACCGGGTCGACCTCGCCCTCGGCGCCGAACATACCGCGGCTGTCGGGCAGGGTGGCGAACAACGCGATCAAGGCGTCGCGGACGGCCTTCTGGCTCACCGGATCCCAGTCGGGGACCTCGAAGTGTCCGGGTCCGGCCTGCTCGACGGTGATGTCGTCCTGCAACGCGTGCACCGCGGCCAGGTCGGCCGGGTCATTCGGGTCCACGAGGGTGCGCAGCACGAGCATCACGTACCGCGTCCCGACACCACCCCGATCGAAGGTGTGGCGGCCCGCGGAGTAGATCACGACCGGGACGAAGTGGTCCTGGGTGATCACCTGCATCGCCATGAACCGGCCGGCCGTGTCGGGCAGCGTGACCGTTACCGGCCCGGCGTCGAGGTCGAAAACAGCCACCGAGTAGAGCGTGTCACGGTTCTGCCGGACCACGAGCTGATTGTCGAGTGGCCCGAAGTCGCGGTGGTGGGTGAAGCTGCCGAGTGCGCCGTCACCGACGACGTTGCCGAAGTACAGGTCGGTCTCGGCCCGGATGAAGTTGTCCGGCGAGACGTGCTCGGCCACGTCAGACGGTCAGCAGGGTGGGCAGCGCCAGCGCCGAGTCGACGGCCAGCGCGCAGAACACCACGGCCAGATAATTGTTGGACTGCAGGAACAACCGCAACGGTTTGACCGGCTCGCCGCGGCGCACGCCGGCGTGGAGCTGGTGCGCCATCACCAGGAACCAGGTGCCCGCCAGGATCGCCACCGACGCGTACAGCCAGCCCGTCGACAACGCCAGCGCCAGCGTCGCGGCCACCGTCAGCCAGGTGTAGACGAGGATCTGCCGGGTCACCTGCACCTCGGTGGCCACCGCAGGCAGCATCGGCACCCCGGCGGCCTGGTAATCCTCCTTGTACTTCATGGCCAGCGCCCAGGTGTGCGGCGGAGTCCAGAAGAAGATGATCGCGAACATCACCAGCGCCGGCCACTGGATCGTCCCGGTCACCGCCGACCAGCCGATCATCACCGGCATGCACCCGGCCGCGCCGCCCCACACCACGTTCTGCGAGGTGCGGCGCTTCAGCAGCAATGTGTAGACCAGCACATAGAACGCGATCGTGGCGCCCGCGAGATGGGCCGAGAGCAGGTTCGTCGTCGTCCACAGCCAGAAGAACGAGGCGACCGACAATGCCAGACCGAAGACCAACGCGTGGCTGCGCGGTACGGTCGCGCGGGCCAGCGCGCGGCGCTCGGTGCGCTTCATCTTCTTGTCGATGTCGGCGTCGGCGACGCAATTGAGCGTATTGGCGCCGGCCGCCGCCAGCAGACCGCCGACGAGGGTGTTGAAGATCAGCAGCGGATCGACCGTGCCGCGGTCGGCCAGCAGCATCGCCGGGATCGTGGTGACCAGCAACAGCTCGATGACCCGGGGCTTGGTCAGTCCGATGTACCCCAGCACCCGGTCGCGGAACCGGATCGGCCCCGTCGCGACATCGCCGACGAGCTGGTCTTCGCGAATCCTCACGCCACCACTCCTCAGCACCAAACACGACACCCGACGGGCTTCTACTACAGAGGATGGTAGACCGCGGGGGCCGGTGCCCGAAATCGCAGGGTCGGGTTTGTCGCCGCGGGGTGGGGGGATCGGCACTGCGTGGCGAGCACTTCAAACACTAGGGTGGTTGATGCGGCTCGACACCCCCGCCAAGCCAAGGAGTAGCACCTCGTGACCACGACGGAAGAGATCACTTCCCTCACCCGGCCCAACCACCCGGACGACTGGACGGATCTGGATTCGCGGGCGGTCGACACCGTCCGCGTGCTGGCCGCCGACGCGGTGCAGAAGGTCGGCAACGGCCATCCGGGCACCGCGATGAGCCTCGCTCCGCTCGCCTACACACTGTTCCAGCGCCAGATGCGACACGACCCCAGCGATGTGCACTGGCTGGGCCGGGACCGCTTCGTGCTGTCCTGCGGGCACTCCAGCCTGACCCTCTACATCCAGCTCTATCTGGGTGGGTTCGGACTCGAGCTCTCCGACATCGAGGCGCTGCGAACCTTCAAATCGAAGACGCCGGGTCACCCGGAGTTCCGCCACACCGACGGGGTGGAGATCACCACCGGCCCGCTGGGTCAGGGCCTGGCCTCGGCGGTCGGCATGGCCATGGCGGCGCGTTACGAGCGCGGCCTGTTCGACCCCGACGCCGCGCCGGGCACCAGCCCGTTCGATCACCACATCTACGTGATCGCCTCCGACGGCGACATCGAGGAGGGCGTGACCAGCGAGGCCTCGTCGCTGGCCGGCACCCAGCAGCTCGGCAACCTGATCGTGTTCTACGACCAGAACCAGATCTCGATCGAGCACGACACCAACATCGCGCTGTCGGAGAACGTCGCCGACCGCTACCGGGCCTACGGCTGGCATGTCCAGGAGGTGCAGGGCGGTGAGAACGTCGTCGGCATCGAAGCGGCCATCGAGGCCGCGAAGGCGGTGACCGACAAGCCGTCCTTCATCGCGCTGCGCACCGTCATCGGCTATCCCGCGCCGAACAAGATGAACACCGGCGGGGTGCACGGCTCGGCGCTGGGCGACGACGAGGTGGCCGCGGTCAAGGAGATCCTCGGGTTCGACCCGAACAAGACCTTCGAGGTCACCGAGGACGTGATCACCCACACCCGCGACCTGGTCGCGCGCGGCAAGAAAGCCCACGAGGCCTGGCAGCAGGACTTCGATGCGTGGGCCGATCGCGAGCCGGAACGCAAGAAGCTGCTGGACCGGTTGCTGGCCCAGGAACTGCCCGACGGCTGGGACGCCGACCTGACGTCCTGGGAGCCCGGCTCGAAAGCGGTGGCCACCCGCGCGGCCTTCGGCCAGGTGCTCAATGATGTCGCGCCGAAGCTGCCCGAGCTGTGGGGTGGCTCGGCCGACCTGGCGGGCAGCAACAACACCACCATCAAGGGCGTGAAGTCGTTTGGCCCGCCGTCGATCTCGACGAGCGATTTCAGCGCTGACTGGTATGGGCGGGTGCTGCACTTCGGGGTGCGCGAGCACGCGATGGGGGCCATTCTGTCCGGCATCGTCCTGCACGGACCGACCCGTGCGTTCGGCGGGACGTTCCTGCAGTTCTCCGATTACATGCGGCCGGCTGTGCGCCTGGCCTCGCTGATGGACATCGACACCATCTACATCTGGACCCACGACTCGATCGGCCTGGGCGAGGACGGTCCCACCCACCAGCCCATCGAGCACCTCGCCGCGCTGCGGGCGATCCCGAACCTGGCGGTCGTGCGGCCGGCCGACCCGAACGAGACAGCCTACGCCTGGCGCAGCATCGTGGCCCGCGGAAACGGC harbors:
- the mptB gene encoding polyprenol phosphomannose-dependent alpha 1,6 mannosyltransferase MptB translates to MAARRHSLSTSIAGWHGDERTVGSPLTDAEVVAMHRTRIFGATGTVLMAIGALGAGARPVMQDPTFGVRLLNLPSRIQTVSLTMTTTGAVMMALAWLMLGRFTLGKRKMTRSQLDRTLLLWALPLLIAPPMYSKDVYSYLAQSEISLQGADPYRVGPAPGLGLDHIFTASVPSLWRDTPAPYGPLFLWIGRGISAITGENVVEAVLFHRLVVLLGVGMIVWATPRLARRCGVAEVSALWLGPTNPLLFMHLVAGIHNEALMLGLMLAGTEFALRGIDAIGDATRARWYPVALLLAGTVLITLSSQVKLPSLLALGFVAMALAHRWGGTVKAFLLSGSALTAVAVAVMAVIGWASGLGFGWLFTLGTANVVRSWMSPPTLLALGTGQVGILLGLGDHTTAVLGLTRAIGVSLIAVIVTWLLLSVLRGRLHPVGGLGVALGATVLLFPVVQPWYLLWAIIPLAAWATRRGFRSAVIVVTLIVGIFGPTANGDRFALFQIVMATVASTAIVLALIALTYRWLPWRAVPVAAKGIYPDGPDDPDDADQTVDQQRGSRPPPPAAVSDAYAESP
- a CDS encoding ABC transporter ATP-binding protein encodes the protein MSSNPPPVLLRNVSKRYGSTTAVSELDLDVQTSEVLALLGPNGAGKTTTVEMCEGFIRPDEGTIRILGLDPVADNAKVRARTGVMLQGGGAYPAARAGEMLDLVASYAANPLDPQWLLDTLGLSESARTTYRRLSGGQQQRLALACAVVGRPELVFLDEPTAGMDAHARLVVWELIDALRRDGVTVVLTTHQLTEAEELADRIVIIDRGRSVATGTPAELMRSGAENQLRFRAPRMLDLALLVAALPEGYRATEAAPGEYLVEGHIDPQVLATVTAWCARLNVLATDMRVEQRSLEDVFIELTGRELRK
- a CDS encoding ABC transporter permease; its protein translation is MTAGNRFAAGTFTPDPRPAAVPQMLGAQFGLELRLLLRNGEQLLLTMFIPITLLVGLTLLPLGSFGTDRAATFVPAIMALAVISTAFTGQAIAVAFDRRYGALKRLGATALPVWGIIAGKSLAVIAVVTLQSVLFGAIGFALGWRPSVAGLALGGLVIALGTAVFAAMGLLLGGTLRAEIVLALANLAWFVFAGLGALVLDGAEVPTGAQWVARLTPSGALTEALSAAMALSVDWFAIAVLAVWGAVAAACALRWFRFT
- a CDS encoding COX15/CtaA family protein, with protein sequence MSVGRIFLRLVDVLPEPSLRVQRIIAAAVILTQGGISVTGAIVRVTASGLGCPTWPQCFPGSFTPVPHPEVAGIHQAVEFGNRLLTFLVVLTAAAAVIAVTRARRRREVLIYAWLMPASTVVQAVIGGITVLTGLLWWTVAIHLLASMAMVWVAVLLFVKIGQPDTGVVTKQVPKPLRQLTVLTAMTLSAVLVTGTMVTGAGPHAGDKSIERPVPRLQVEITTLVHMHSSLLVAYLALLVGLGFALVAVRAPAAVHTRLRVLVVLVAAQGTLGAVQFFAGVPAALVAIHVAGAAACTAATAALWASMRERAEPEPLQR
- a CDS encoding ATP-grasp domain-containing protein gives rise to the protein MRLARPDLYHPRIVLAGCPALPDGDGDDDGLVRALRGRGLHARWLSWDDPATLDADLVILRATWDYADRLDEFLRWSTRVKRLLNPAAVVAWNTDKRYLADLAAAGIPTVPSAFYPPGRSVRIPDGEVVVKPAVGAGSRGTLRFDDAAAARAHAEALQSAGHTALVQPYDSRVADGETALVFLRGEQSHAFTKAPMLPAPGEAPALDESGTFATESLTVADPDLGLWDLGHAALAAAATHLQLDVSDLLYARVDVLGSQNAPVLLELELVEPSLGWRLLDDTTRTAQQRLFALAVESALERFGLGPLSHRRP
- a CDS encoding quinone oxidoreductase family protein, which produces MYAIEVAQTGGPEVLTYVEKPQPEPGPGQVLIKAEAIGVNFIDTYFRSGLYPREVPFVVGTEMCGTIEAVGPDVAALTVGDRVVTDKAFGAYAEYCLAPADFVAYVPDGVAPEVVASALLKGMTAHYLIKSTYPVQQGDSVLVHAGAGGVGLLLTQWATSLAAKVITTVSTPDKAEMSRQAGAVEVLDYPKDPEEFGSRIRELTGGKGVAAVYDGVGASTFEASLASLAVRGTLALFGAASGPVPPVDPQRLNAAGSVYLTRPNLAHYTRTPDEFSWRAEEFLSAVADGTLNVTVSHRYPLAEAEQAHRDLQGRKTVGSVVLVP